In Deltaproteobacteria bacterium, a genomic segment contains:
- a CDS encoding efflux RND transporter permease subunit, with amino-acid sequence MFLTRFSLSRPIVVRMALLLILIFGIYAYRSMPRFLDPDITIGEGLIITICPGFSPEEMESLVTKKIEDELKGISEIRRFESSSYESTSKIHVYFNTQLNDYEIDQAMQEVRNAVDRVDNLPEEAEVPIVIEIDVAIFPVCMVGLSGQIPMMQLQDVARDVADAFENIKGVSEVDIVGEREPEIWIELNPRRMSAYGISVPEVAQAIAERTRNLPGGTVEMDAHETAIRMVGEPQDPKDLGEIVLRSTDKGTIYLRDLARITPTLEKPWTLTFIDKKNALVLGIKRKKNVNMIQIVDDVKRLMNEIPAQYPGLKTTLYFDQSREIKKRIKELQVNGMFGIGLVFLVLWVSMGIRNALFASVGIPVSFLLTFILMKAFGLSINALTLFGLILVLGIVVDDAIVVLENIYRHIEKGKSLVQATLEGSRQVLAPVLASVTTTMVAFFPILVMVGGVIGRYLADLPKVVIFALTASLFEVFFMLPSHVVELTPKTGDGKKRKPRFDIFHPVRRIYYPYLRVILRHRYISVLFILFSTALAFFLYFKTDFVMFPKSDVFPRFNIYFDLPANSTLERSRKTLMALSDLVRERIGDELKAPIAVAGMKEINYEPIYGTHFGMLMVILKDEKERDHSVVELMDRVREEAGHLLTSLGATSFVLERLIEGPPVGADVDIKIQSPQWESSAGISRLIREEMAKHRGIVDIQDDFSREKQFMEITVDEAKAKKLGIDQNHLVMAVQAAFHGLAVATYNQGREEQEVKLKYLPEFRRDFDDLVNMMIVVPGYGEVPLKEMADIRLTPGFHNIYHYNGKRTVRLTANIREVQDTPEGSTGFFSQLSGEKMTAVRANAVAKDYFEKIRTDFPGARMIAGGLQEETNSSLMELGQAGIMALFLIFFILSLQFNSFTQPFIIMITIPFVTLGVMVGLLVSNNPLTFVTLIGLLTLTGIVVNDSLVLIDFINRYRKEHPKELYLAILRGCHVRMRPIILTSLTTICGLAPMALGVGGKSVFWAPLATAIMWGLAFSTILILSMVPAYYAILEDIGYLVRHRKRRKADTLREIDAAFDYEEFKPFFKPRDGNGD; translated from the coding sequence ATGTTTCTCACCCGGTTCAGCCTATCGAGGCCCATCGTGGTTCGGATGGCCCTCCTTCTCATCCTGATCTTCGGCATCTATGCCTATCGGTCCATGCCGCGATTCCTGGATCCGGACATCACCATCGGCGAGGGGTTGATTATCACCATCTGCCCGGGGTTTTCACCCGAGGAGATGGAAAGCCTGGTGACCAAGAAGATCGAGGACGAATTAAAAGGCATATCCGAAATACGCCGGTTTGAATCCAGCTCCTACGAGAGCACCTCCAAGATTCACGTCTACTTCAACACCCAGCTCAACGACTATGAGATCGACCAGGCCATGCAGGAGGTGAGGAACGCGGTGGATCGCGTCGACAACCTCCCTGAAGAGGCCGAGGTCCCGATCGTAATCGAGATCGATGTTGCCATCTTCCCCGTATGCATGGTGGGGCTCTCGGGTCAGATCCCGATGATGCAGCTTCAGGACGTCGCCCGCGACGTGGCCGACGCCTTTGAAAACATTAAGGGGGTTTCAGAGGTGGATATCGTAGGGGAGCGGGAACCCGAAATATGGATCGAATTGAATCCCCGCCGCATGTCCGCCTATGGCATCTCCGTACCCGAAGTGGCCCAGGCCATTGCCGAGCGCACTCGAAATCTTCCCGGCGGCACAGTGGAGATGGACGCCCACGAAACCGCCATCCGCATGGTGGGGGAGCCTCAAGATCCCAAGGACCTGGGAGAGATTGTCCTTCGGAGCACCGACAAAGGAACAATATACCTGCGGGACCTCGCCCGGATCACGCCCACCCTGGAAAAGCCCTGGACCCTGACCTTTATCGACAAGAAAAACGCCCTGGTCCTGGGCATCAAGCGGAAAAAGAACGTCAACATGATTCAGATCGTGGACGACGTCAAGAGGCTCATGAACGAGATTCCGGCCCAGTACCCCGGTCTCAAGACCACCCTCTATTTCGATCAGTCCCGGGAAATCAAGAAGCGGATCAAAGAGCTTCAGGTCAACGGCATGTTCGGCATCGGCCTGGTCTTCCTGGTCCTATGGGTCTCCATGGGGATCAGGAATGCCCTCTTTGCCTCTGTGGGCATCCCGGTATCTTTCCTCCTGACATTCATCCTCATGAAGGCCTTCGGCCTTTCCATCAACGCCCTGACCCTTTTTGGTCTGATCCTGGTCCTCGGCATCGTGGTGGATGACGCCATTGTGGTACTCGAAAATATCTACCGTCATATAGAGAAGGGAAAGTCCCTGGTTCAGGCCACCCTGGAGGGGAGCCGGCAGGTCCTGGCCCCGGTCCTGGCCTCGGTCACCACCACCATGGTCGCCTTTTTCCCGATCCTCGTCATGGTGGGCGGCGTCATCGGCCGGTACCTGGCCGACCTCCCCAAGGTGGTCATCTTTGCCCTGACCGCCTCTCTCTTCGAGGTTTTCTTCATGCTTCCATCCCATGTGGTTGAATTGACACCGAAAACCGGTGACGGAAAAAAGCGGAAACCACGGTTCGACATCTTCCACCCGGTCAGAAGAATCTATTACCCCTATCTGCGGGTCATCCTTCGTCATCGCTATATCTCCGTCCTGTTTATCCTGTTTTCCACTGCCCTGGCCTTTTTTCTCTATTTCAAGACAGATTTTGTGATGTTCCCGAAGAGCGACGTGTTCCCCAGGTTCAATATCTATTTCGATCTGCCGGCCAACTCCACCCTGGAAAGATCCAGGAAGACACTCATGGCCCTCTCGGATCTGGTGAGGGAACGGATCGGCGATGAACTGAAGGCCCCCATTGCCGTGGCAGGGATGAAAGAGATCAACTATGAGCCGATCTACGGAACCCATTTCGGAATGCTCATGGTGATCCTGAAGGACGAAAAAGAGCGGGACCACTCTGTGGTCGAGTTGATGGACAGGGTCAGGGAAGAGGCCGGACACCTCCTGACCTCCCTGGGGGCCACCTCATTCGTCCTGGAACGCCTGATCGAAGGCCCTCCGGTGGGCGCGGATGTGGATATCAAAATCCAGTCGCCCCAATGGGAGAGTTCCGCCGGAATATCCCGCCTGATCCGGGAAGAGATGGCAAAACATCGGGGAATCGTGGATATCCAGGACGATTTTTCCAGGGAAAAGCAGTTCATGGAGATCACCGTGGACGAGGCCAAGGCCAAGAAACTGGGGATCGACCAGAACCATCTGGTCATGGCGGTCCAGGCCGCATTCCACGGGCTGGCCGTCGCCACGTACAACCAGGGGCGGGAAGAACAGGAGGTCAAGCTGAAGTACCTCCCCGAATTCCGCCGCGATTTCGACGATCTGGTGAACATGATGATCGTGGTCCCCGGATATGGGGAGGTGCCGCTCAAGGAAATGGCCGATATCCGCCTGACCCCGGGGTTTCACAATATCTATCACTACAACGGCAAGCGGACCGTCCGCCTGACAGCCAACATCAGGGAGGTACAGGATACACCCGAGGGGTCGACCGGGTTCTTCTCCCAGCTGAGCGGTGAAAAGATGACCGCGGTCAGGGCCAATGCCGTGGCAAAGGACTATTTCGAAAAAATCCGGACCGATTTTCCGGGGGCGAGGATGATCGCCGGGGGTCTTCAGGAGGAAACCAATTCCTCTCTCATGGAACTGGGCCAGGCAGGCATCATGGCCCTCTTCCTCATATTCTTCATCCTCTCGCTCCAGTTCAACTCCTTTACCCAGCCCTTCATCATTATGATCACCATCCCCTTTGTCACCCTGGGGGTCATGGTAGGACTTCTGGTAAGCAACAATCCATTGACCTTTGTTACCCTGATCGGTCTGTTGACCCTCACCGGGATTGTGGTCAACGACTCCCTGGTCCTCATCGATTTTATCAATCGGTACAGGAAGGAACATCCGAAAGAACTCTATCTGGCCATTTTAAGGGGATGCCATGTGCGAATGCGGCCGATCATCCTCACCTCTCTCACCACCATCTGCGGTCTGGCCCCCATGGCCCTGGGCGTGGGCGGCAAGTCGGTCTTCTGGGCCCCCCTGGCCACGGCCATCATGTGGGGCCTGGCGTTTTCCACTATCCTGATCCTCTCCATGGTTCCGGCGTATTATGCCATTTTAGAGGACATCGGCTATCTCGTACGGCATCGCAAACGGAGAAAGGCGGATACCCTGAGGGAGATCGACGCGGCGTTCGATTACGAGGAGTTCAAGCCGTTTTTCAAACCGAGAGACGGAAATGGGGATTGA